The Candidatus Nomurabacteria bacterium genome segment GAGTTTTCCGTCGGTGGCGTCTAAGATTGCGCGCAGGGCGGTGTTATCGGACTCTTCTAGGAGTATCCTGGCTGCGTCACGCAGACTAAGCTGGTAACCTTCGCCTTTGCTATAGAGTGTGCCATAACCGTCATTGAGCCATTCTTTTTTAAGTGTAACAGTGCTGTCTAGATCTACCTTACCTAGCTCGCTGGCTTTATAAAGTTCCATGGCAACCGGTAACTTCATTAAAGAAGCAGCTCGGTAGCGTTCGTCGCCATTCACGCGGATAGAGGTGCCCGTAGGCAGATACTCAAAATACAAACTGCCTTTAAGATTGTTATCTGTAAAATACTGGTTTAGTTGTTTTCTCAGTGGGCTAAAATTAATGCGCGTATCATTTGGGTTATCTACGAACAAACGTTTCGCAAGCAAGGGGTAATCGGTATTTGATGCGGTGCTTTTTGTATCACCTACAAAGAATTTACCTACCACAACACCTACAATAACAAGGCAAATCCCAACAATAACCAGTACCACCGTATGTTTTTTATTCATCGCTACCATGTATTATCACACAAATATAGTTTGTTTAGAACAGACATCATTGTCGCTTGACGTCTGGTTACACTATGAAACCAGAGGTGGTATAATGATTTTAGATGCAAAAAGAGGTAAAAAAGCCAAAAGTTCGCTTAACACGTAAAGACGATGGTAGTATTGGTTTGCCTACCAGTTCACAGCAAGGCTCACCAGAACAACTGACACACATTTGGGGTGCGCAAAAAAAAGCACAAGCTACACGACGCGCGTCTGTAAAGCAAGAACTTTCCCAGTGGCGTAAAGCGCG includes the following:
- a CDS encoding serine hydrolase produces the protein MNKKHTVVLVIVGICLVIVGVVVGKFFVGDTKSTASNTDYPLLAKRLFVDNPNDTRINFSPLRKQLNQYFTDNNLKGSLYFEYLPTGTSIRVNGDERYRAASLMKLPVAMELYKASELGKVDLDSTVTLKKEWLNDGYGTLYSKGEGYQLSLRDAARILLEESDNTALRAILDATDGKLETTDLALGSLDIEFTLNKDTSIDLGTRSYSSFFKCLYFACYNNKADSQEILNYLSNSTFNNRLQAGIPDDSVTVAHKIGVFNTQVQSDCGIVYYDNGNYLVCVMLMGEDNETTNNQFKNISNVIYRFVSDNKQ